The Pseudomonas sp. LFM046 region CCCAGTGAGTCGCTCATGGATGGCCCCCGACTGGGCAAAACCGATCATCGTTAGCTGAATGCCTGGCAGCTGCAGATAATCGTAGAGGCACGCCAACACGTGAAAGTCGTTTTGAAGCCAATGCTGAACCTGATCGACGACCAAGACACATTGCGGCGCGGGTTGACCGGTCACCTGCCCTTCGATGTGCGCCAGTAGATGCTGCAGATAATCGACCCTAGGCGCAGGGGGACTCAGGTGCTCCGAGTCGCACAACTCCTTGAGCACTGAGTGCCGCCTGCCGGCCTGACGGAACACGGCGATGTGGAGCATCGTGAACACGTCCGGCCACTGCTCCCTTATTTGCTCGGCGACATATTCGGCGCAACGGGATTTACCGACGCGCGACGGCCCCTGGAACAACACGGCGGATCGCCTGGCGGCGACTCGATCGAGACTCAAGTGCAGGACACGCACCATCTGCTGCGTGATGAACAGCGCCCGGTTGGCCCTGAGCGGATGCGCGCGGGCGTTCATCGTTTTCGGTTCAGCGCGCGACCCGGCGTAAGTAGCTCACCGTAGTCGGTCTCCGCCTG contains the following coding sequences:
- a CDS encoding AAA family ATPase produces the protein MNARAHPLRANRALFITQQMVRVLHLSLDRVAARRSAVLFQGPSRVGKSRCAEYVAEQIREQWPDVFTMLHIAVFRQAGRRHSVLKELCDSEHLSPPAPRVDYLQHLLAHIEGQVTGQPAPQCVLVVDQVQHWLQNDFHVLACLYDYLQLPGIQLTMIGFAQSGAIHERLTGFRALKHDQIVARFFSEILEFKGCQSVEELRVILHACDEGSEFPVDSGISYTAFFAPEAFAAGFRLAPLAAGFWKAFAEQVKGQYINNLPMQHVREAILDLLLLIAPHDSALFEADDRLINEAVYRSGIATFCDAL